TTTCCAGCCATTTCCAACAGGGCCTGAGCCTCAGGATCCACATCCAGGATACTCTTCTTACCTTTtgtctgcaaaagaaaataaaatatactcaATTTAAAATGTCAATATCAGGCTACAGGAAAGAGACACACTCAAAAAAAGTCCATAAGTGATCTGGTTTGCAAGCTTGGCACAATGGAGCAGACACACTTTCCAAGTAAGGTATTTAAGATTCACTGGGAtacatcaaattatttttatagctgCAGTTATACAAAATAGCCATAAACTTCTCCTAAGATGACAGTGAACTATTTCAAGTTTATTCAGGTTACAAGCCAACCAGAACATCCTGCTTAACCTCACCTTAGTCTGAAGTGCAGAagtaagggtttttttaaagaagagattCAATTACAATTTGACATTTTCTGTAAACAGTTTGTTCTGTTTCTATTTAGAGCTCTTTGTCAAGTGAAGTCAAGGCCCACGAATTTAGCAcgaaaagaagtaaaaatttgaaaaaaaaacaaccaacatcAAGCTGTACAGACCAGACAGTTTAATATGAGAATAAATtacagggagagaggagagcagaaagAGGGCTCCTGCTCATTCCCAGAAATAAACCGAGTGCAGAAAGACTGGCATCAATCGAATCACATAAACTTATTGTAAAACAACAGTAAAGTTAAAGCTACTGATAAAGAAATCTTTTGGGTCTGTTCCTGAACTACAGATTGGGCTTTACTTGAGAGTTTCCAGTGCttgctttctgttttataaacacTGGGTTTTACTGAACCCCTCCAAGGAGGTTCCTCCTCGAGACCATTCCTCAATATTGGAAACGCCTTTGGAAATTCAGAATAAAGTACTGCTCTTCTGACTCTATCACCTCTTGGCTCCTGAAGGTCTTTCTTGTTGGCAACCTCCATAATTCCACTACTATTTTGCTACAAAATACATGGCACCACAGGGCcagttacagaaaatattattaattacaacagagagagagagtttaATGAGAAAACTGCAGCTGTGGGTTTTGCATGTTCTGTTCCAACCAGGACACCATTTCACAGGTTCACCTACCACGCTTtcagggacatctcccactgcCCAGACTTCCATGGCATCCAGTGTGAAATCCTCTTTGGCTGACAGCTGGGGGCTGTTGTAGGTGGTACATCGAGGTTTGGCTttgctgtgtcccttcccataGTCACTGTCTATCCAGAGCCCGAAGTATCCATGCTGTCCACCCATACCCTGTCAACCAAAGCAGCACATTAAACACTGGCTGCACAGGCAGAACAGACTGGGAAAGTCAGGAAGCCTAGAGAATAAATTGCTGTGCTCAGTGTTTGTGCCACACTTCTATGGGGAGGTTAAAAAACAGGGGATTCTGAGTGAACCTGGGCTTCTGTACCCACATCTCGCATTCCTGAAGACAGACAAGAATTTACTTGAGTGATACTGCCCTCCCTCTACACTTCACAGAATACCAGTATCTGTGAGTTGTACCAGAAATTTAGCTCCTGGCTTTTGTTTATTGACTAACAGTCCCATTTCAAACAGGGTGGCAGTGCCCTGGTTTGCTGCCTCTTTTCCATTTAGAAAAGCATCTACAGAAACAAATAACGTAACTTGATGTTGTTCACTTTCTTTGGAGCAAATTTATTCCACCCTGCTGCAATTCCCAAAGTTAGGGTACATAATGCTGCAAAACTGCAAAGCAGCTTCAAAACAGGTGGTGTGTGGTAGCTCTGTGGAAtctcctctgcagctggagagctcATTTGTGAATTTGAGTAAGAGAAGCTTCTGCCACTGTaatgacacagcagcagcagcagctactTGCAGTGTTTGCACTCTAATTCTGTTGGGCTTTCTCTTCCatcatttaaaaagcagttagTGTGGCAGTGAGAGCAGCCAGGGGAAGGATCCTCAGTTACACAGATCAGCTATTTTGTGCTGCTCCAGTGGTGTGGATATGTGCAGTCAATTCTTCCAGGGAGGACACCTAGAAGGACTTCTGTGATAACCAAGCTTGGCAAAAAGGTTTCTTCCCAGAACCTCCAGAAATTTAACCTACATAAAGCCCACCTGCTTGGGTCACACACAAATAAATTCCATCTTAGTTGATTCAGTACTTCAATATACATATTAACTGTAAAGAAAAGGATGGGCTCTATCAGTGCTGTAAGCAGTTCTCCATCATCATTCATAGCTCACACTTTACACTGATgctttaacacaaaaaaaagaaaaaatctccTACTAAAAGTGGGCCACAAGGGATGCAAACTTCCTCAGAGaacaaaaagtgaaataaatctgctctcagaaacagaaaaaaaaaaaagcaaaaaaagtctTCCAAACACAAGCCACAAATCCAATCTCCAAATTGTCATTTCTGAATACTTACAAGTCCATTTGGCATAGTCTGTTGGCCACTGTTCAAATACATGAAGTGGTCATTGTACCCTGTGTATGTGTACACAGcaagagaggggaaaacagaaaacagaaagcatcTGTTGTCACCTGTAAATGGAAAAGCACCTGAAGTCAGACAACTGGTCACGTAATAACTTGTCTACAAATAGGatagaaaaattaatggaagaaaTGAAGCTGAATAGCTTCAACTATTCACTACTAAGACAGCAGCTGCCATCTCAGAAAGCCAGGAGCTATCTCTCAGCAAGATCTAGACCTGTTGTTTACTCTGGGGTAACTCTGTGCAGAGTCACAGACATTGATGCAATTACAAGCTGTGATCAAGGGCAGTCAGAGGCATGACTAGGACATTATGTCACTGTATGAGGGCACACCTACCACAGGCTGCCTTCTGTCATCTAAAACTGGCCAGCTGCCAGATCTGCACAAACTGATGGGAGTGCAGACACCCTTGGTTCTGACTACATTGATACATAGATCAGTTCAGAGTCAATGACTTGGAGCACAACTTTCATTATGTCCAGTTTGTACTCAGAGGGACCTGTGCTGTGCTTGACTAACACACTGTACGTGCTATTCTATCAGgaaaaaacacaaggaaattgTGTAATCAACATAACATAACACTATATTAACTGACTGAAGTGGTAATTATCAAATACTAATTAAGTATAGGAAGTGAGTTTCTGATGTAGCCAAAGCGAGGATTCCCAACAGGACAGATTATCCAGAGCCCATAattgttttttcaaaaatctATCACAAAAGTTCTTTCCAAAGAGTTATGGaaaaaaccttctcttctccactgAGGTTTCAAGGGAACAAAAAGTTTAGCTTTTCCAAAGAACTCTTTGGCTGCTGGATTttagagggaaaacaaagacagaCAGTGCACAACTGACAACAGGAGGCTCAACCTGGCATTTGGCTCAGATGTTCCTGATGGAACACTGCCATCCTGTGGACAAATTATTCAATCTCTAATAATCTATGCTGTACTTccttaattttcatttacttttcaaCCTATGCAGCTACAGGGCTTGATAAATTTCCCTGAAAATTTGCTCCAAGATCAATAAGTCCTGCAATTTTAAAGGTCTTATCAAACAgcaaattataaatattaatcTGTAACATGCCTGACTGCCATGCTAAGAATAACTCCGCAtgtgttgtgctttttttgaaaattaatgttatttttgccacagaaaaatacacttGGGAAGTGTAAGAAACACTGTATGTCATGAAAGTAAAGTGACAGTACCCATGAAGTGGATATTAAGTATCCATTCTTATACCTGCACAGAACATGGAATGTTTACCAGAACCATGGGTtacgaaaaaaaaaagtgagttttaCCTTGAAACTGTGGCTTCACCTCCCAGGAGTGAGATGCAAACCCACCAAAGAGAAAACCATCCAAGTCCTTCAGGATCACTATGCAAGGCCCTTTGTTCACTATGTGCCCACACAACTGTGAAAAGCTTTCCCCGTGGAGCCTGGAAGAGAACAAAAGCCGCCACTTGTGCTGTAGCTCTGCAGGCAGGTGGGAGTTGATGTATATGATGGATGGGATGTCAAAGAGGCTGACAAGTCCTCTTCCTTTCATGCCTTTGCAGCGGGGAACCAGGTTGAGGATGTCGTTGGTTTGGTCTGGGAGAGAATGGAGAACGCGGAGGCCCTGCCTGATCACCACACTGAGGAAAACTGAGACCTGAGGAACTCTGTACACCCAGTCCTCAATGACACTCGGATCAAAACTTGTCTCCAGCAGCTGAGGACCCACAGGTTTTGTCCCATCTAAATAATAAGACATATAGAAACAGGAGTAAGTTTCCCAGTCTGGAAAATAATCAGCGGATTTTTAAGTGTAAACACaatacttcattattttaatggaCAGGAAACCACACATGAAAGGAGCCATGACAGTAAAGTGTCAACTACAATAAGCAAATGCAACCACAGAACTGAGATCTACCTGTGACATTCATTGGCTGGGCTGTTGTAATTTATAAACACGGGCTCCTGGCTACAACTGAGGGGATGTTCTTTGCAAGACAGCAAAATCTGTTATTACAACAGTGCAAAGACAGACCTACGCTTTGTAAAAGGACATGTGGTCATAAGTACAtgataaatatattcaaataagTAATACTTAGATGCCCATGCATCTAAATGCCCATCATCTGCAAGCCAGGTGTTTGTAAAAGAGACATGTTCCACCACAAATAGTTTTGCATGTCCACCTAACTGGGGACTTCAACCCAAAGCTCTCCTGAATTTAGGGGAGAAAGTTGGTaaggtaaaataaatagaattcCCATACCATGAGATCAGTGATTACAGGAACGCTGAGATCTGCTACACCAAGGGTGTTTACCTGCAAGCTTCAACTCTGAGAGCAGCTGAGAAGCCAAAGCCTTTATTCCACTGGCAGAATCCCGAGTATTCTCCAAAGTCCAACCTTTCAGTTCCTTCCTGTAGCTCAGTACATGGACTAGAGACATGATCAGATCCTCTGTGAActgaaaagattaaaacatCACCATTTTGGTATTTCTCAGAGGAAATGGCCAAGAGCTTCAAAGGGCTGCCTGAAAATAAAGTCAAACAGAATTGATGCTGTAATCCCAAGGCAGAAACTTCTCTTGCCATGACAAGTCAGGAGCTATAGAAATGCTATTTCGGTGTCATAGGTCTTGAAAAGAAGCCTTTTTCCATATTTTGGACATGTTACTCCATAAAATATGGCATGAAAGAGGGAGTGGAGGACCAAGTTTTGCAGTGGTACGAGCTGCTGGTGAATGACTGTTCTGCGAGATCCCACTCTTTCACCTTGCAAGCTATATTTGATTCCCACAACTCTCCTGCAACTAGAGCTCTAACAAGTACTTTGCTCAATTTCCAGAAGCATCAGTCACATCACAACCCTTGCTGGTTCTTAAATACAGCCCTGCTCTCTTACTGTCCCCCCAACACACATTTTAACTGCCCCGTTTACCTCTTGGATTTGTTTGCCCTTCACGGGCCCTTCTGCCTTGGAGATCATTCTCATTATTATGGCAATCTTCTCATCTGCATTCCCTTTTAAGAGGTCTGacataaaaattacaaactGCTCCTTAGCAATCTGTTCACTCAGCCCAGATGATTTCCCAGGCAGGTCAATGCTTTTCATCCCATTGTACAACCGAACAGTCATTTGCTCTGGCAGTGCCTCCCGTGTATGTGCCTGAGGGAAACAGCAGAGAGCACATTTTATAAGTGAAGAGTAACTAATGTATTCCAGGTAACCTGTGCTGAGATGTAGCATCTACTACGAGCAACAAACTTTCCTCAAAGAACTggttttccaagagaaaaaataaaaaatctttatttttatagtgaTTATTTACTGATTCAGGTTGATACTGATACTGgacttcagaaaaacaacactGTAAAGTCTTAACAGGATTTTAGCAAAGTGTTTCTACATGATAACTCTGTTGCAAAGGTTTACAATTTTGCCAGTCAAATATTCAAAATCGTGTTTCATGTCTGCTTTTGACAGTGGAGctcacaaatatttaaaaacaaagagaaggtGAAGTGTTTGCCATATCTCAGTTTTGGCCTCAAGACAATGTGTTTAACTCTACGTGCACGTGCAGAAACAATCCTGAGGAATTTCCCTCTGCATATCAACTAACTGAAACATGGAACAAAGTTGGGATCACTTGATTTTTGTAAGGCATCCCTGATGTTAAGACAGGTGAGATCAGGAGTTATTCATCTGAATGGCATGCCTGGCCCTTTGAACTGAAATCTGATACACATCATCACACATCACAGCTTTGCGGGGAAGATCTGACTCTGGATTCAACTTTCACAGTGTTCAAGATAATTacatggtttaaaaataaatcatctcAAATACATGCACACACTAGGACATGATTACAGAGTGTCCTCACTGTGCACAGCATGTTGAGGACCTGCCTTGACTGTTCTGCACAGGGGTGTAGCCCAGTGGGGACTATGCTGAAATCAATGGAGCTGCACCTGCCAAAACCACTATTCCAGCTCCATTTACTGATTTGCTGGCTCAATACCACTCCTCTGGAAGCCACCTGGGCTGTTCCTATTTGATGCTAATGGCTGTTGCTGGGCATAGAGAGATCCAATATCCCGAGCTCTACCCTACTTTCACTGACGTCAGTGGTAGAATtcccattgatttcagcaggagcagaaataGCAGCCACAGTCCTTCACATCAGTGCTCCATATTGAGGGAAGGATGGGCACAGGGGGTACAGCTGTCTTTGAGAGGCTTTCTGAAAGTGCTGCATGAGCCTGAagtgggagaagcagcagggaaCACAACTAAAACCTTATACTCAAGGGCTTTTTACTTCACACTGCTGAATCACCTACCTACTCCCTACCTTATCCTGCCCACCACTCGTTTTGCTTTTAGCTCTTCCAAAGAGTAGACCTGGGGTGCAAAGAAAGGAGATCTGTAAAAAACGGAACCTTTAATAAACATCCAACTGACTCACTCTTCTGACAGTTTAGAATCCTTGTCCTTCAAGAAAGGATCTAGAgattcctgctctgcctgcttccCAAGCTGTGCAGTGCAGCCTGCTCTGGCCCAGAAGCCGTGTAGTTTCCTTCTAGCAAAGCATGAGCCTAAGCAGAGTCCATGAGGCAATGCCTGGGGACTCATCAGTGTCACCAGACTGTTGCTAGAACAAACCTGCCACATCTCAGTCTAGCCCAGACATGAACAGAGTCACCTATGAGGCAGGAATGCCACAGGCATTGTCTCTGCACCAAGGAACTGGGCACCTACAGCCAGCCTTCCAAGATTTGAATGTAAGCTGGCAAACAaaaaggcaggaagggaaaagacaaaCGTTCATCAACCATCACACTGATCTAGAGGTAAAGCTAGAAACAACTTCTTCCAGGTCCCAAACTGGTAAGAGACACCAAGGACAGGTTCTTGGATAAAGCAGTGCTGAAAAGCTGGGCAGCAGCAACACTGTTTCCAAACTAATGGCAGCTCATGAacagccaggctgcagaaggCTAAAGCTGGTCTGTATGCAGAGGAACTGCTAAATACCTTAAAATAACCTGCTGCTTCCAATGAGTTTAATTTGATCCCATTAGCTGTGTAACATACATAAAAATGCACTTTACCACTACATTCATTTGGCCACTTAGCTCCTGCCTAACTGAAGTTATCAACCGTTTCAGCaaatcatttttctcttttcttgattagaaaattaattcaaagtTAATCAGAAGCATATTGCATGTTAATTAGCTAAAACAGGGAACCACAGCTTAATCAGGCAAAATTGAATTCTCTCCTTTTAGTGCAAGTGAAGAGATTAGAGGTGGTGAAGCACTGAGGGAGACAGATATAACCAAATACAAACTGACTTTGTGACAGCTTCTCCAGAAAATCTGTAAATAATCCCACACTATAGATTCCAGGGGGGAAAATGTTATTCCCATTTTTCAGGTTGctgtaaaaacatttccatACATCCCAATTTACCTCAGAATCAGGAAAGCTGCAAATGGACCCAACAGTGCAATGTAAGAGATAAATAAAGGCCTGAAATTCACTACTCATGTTAAACTGTAAGAGAAAGTCAAAATCCATCCCGCCCAAAACATTAAGTATTCAATTGAGATGAGCAATCCTTTAAAAGCAACTACTGCCacatctttaat
The Chiroxiphia lanceolata isolate bChiLan1 chromosome 13, bChiLan1.pri, whole genome shotgun sequence DNA segment above includes these coding regions:
- the MEAK7 gene encoding MTOR-associated protein MEAK7 isoform X1, whose product is MGNAESNAYHNHLSRFLPEEQTDIDGVFDTLSGSSGSAGGKNAKATKKTMTLAALQAHTREALPEQMTVRLYNGMKSIDLPGKSSGLSEQIAKEQFVIFMSDLLKGNADEKIAIIMRMISKAEGPVKGKQIQEFTEDLIMSLVHVLSYRKELKGWTLENTRDSASGIKALASQLLSELKLADGTKPVGPQLLETSFDPSVIEDWVYRVPQVSVFLSVVIRQGLRVLHSLPDQTNDILNLVPRCKGMKGRGLVSLFDIPSIIYINSHLPAELQHKWRLLFSSRLHGESFSQLCGHIVNKGPCIVILKDLDGFLFGGFASHSWEVKPQFQGDNRCFLFSVFPSLAVYTYTGYNDHFMYLNSGQQTMPNGLGMGGQHGYFGLWIDSDYGKGHSKAKPRCTTYNSPQLSAKEDFTLDAMEVWAVGDVPESVTKGKKSILDVDPEAQALLEMAGKSRHSEGLREPIEEDEDDEN
- the MEAK7 gene encoding MTOR-associated protein MEAK7 isoform X2, encoding MGITFSPLESIVWDYLQIFWRSCHKAHTREALPEQMTVRLYNGMKSIDLPGKSSGLSEQIAKEQFVIFMSDLLKGNADEKIAIIMRMISKAEGPVKGKQIQEFTEDLIMSLVHVLSYRKELKGWTLENTRDSASGIKALASQLLSELKLADGTKPVGPQLLETSFDPSVIEDWVYRVPQVSVFLSVVIRQGLRVLHSLPDQTNDILNLVPRCKGMKGRGLVSLFDIPSIIYINSHLPAELQHKWRLLFSSRLHGESFSQLCGHIVNKGPCIVILKDLDGFLFGGFASHSWEVKPQFQGDNRCFLFSVFPSLAVYTYTGYNDHFMYLNSGQQTMPNGLGMGGQHGYFGLWIDSDYGKGHSKAKPRCTTYNSPQLSAKEDFTLDAMEVWAVGDVPESVTKGKKSILDVDPEAQALLEMAGKSRHSEGLREPIEEDEDDEN